The following coding sequences are from one Lolium rigidum isolate FL_2022 chromosome 6, APGP_CSIRO_Lrig_0.1, whole genome shotgun sequence window:
- the LOC124660799 gene encoding ATP-citrate synthase beta chain protein 1 → MATGQIFSKTTQALFYNYKQLPIQRMLDFDFLCGRETPSVAGIINPGSDGFQKLFFGQEEIAIPVHPTIEAACNAHPTADVFINFASFRSAAASSMSALKQATIRVVAIIAEGVPESDAKQLISYARANNKVIIGPATVGGVQAGAFKIGDTAGTIDNIIQCKLYRPGSVGFVSKSGGMSNEMYNTIARVTDGIYEGIAIGGDVYPGSTLSDHILRFNNIPQVKMMVVLGELGGSDEYSLVEALKQGKVQKPVVAWVSGTCATLFKSEVQFGHAGAKSGGELESAQGKNQALRDAGAVVPTSFEALESVIKETFEKLVEEGKVPVVPEVTPPPIPEDLKTAIKSGKVRAPTHIISTISDDRGEEPCYAGVPMSTIIERGYGVGDVISLLWFKRSLPRYCTQFIEICIMLCADHGPCVSGAHNSIVTARAGKDLVSSLVSGLLTIGPRFGGAIDDAARYFKDAYDRGLTPYEFVEGMKKKGIRVPGIGHRIKSRDNRDKRVQLLQKYAHTHFPSVKYMEYAVQVETYTLSKANNLVMNVDGAIGSLFLDLLSGSGMFSKQEIDEIVEIGYLNGLFVLARSIGLIGHTFDQKRLKQPLYRHPWEDVLYTK, encoded by the exons ATGGCGACGGGTCAAATTTTCTCAAAAACCACCCAAGCATTATTCTACAATTACAAGCAACTCCCTATCCAACGCATGCTTGATTTTGACTTCCTCTGTG GGAGAGAAACACCTTCTGTTGCTGGAATAATCAATCCTGGTTCTGATGGGTTCCAGAAACTTTTCTTTGGACAAGAAGAAATTGCTATTCCAGTTCATCCTAC AATTGAAGCTGCTTGCAACGCACACCCAACTGCCGATGTATTTATCAACTTTGCATCCTTCCGGAG CGCGGCTGCTTCTTCAATGTCAGCTTTAAAGCAGGCAACTATCCGAGTTGTAGCCATTATAGCTGAAGGAGTTCCTGAATCAGATGCAAAGCAGCTAATTAGCTATGCACGTGCTAACAATAAG GTCATCATTGGACCTGCGACAGTTGGAGGAGTTCAGGCTGGTGCTTTCAAGATTGGTGATACCGCTGGAACCATTGACAACATAATTCAATGCAAGCTGTACAGGCCCGGATCTGTTGGTTTTGTGTCTAAATCG GGTGGCATGTCAAATGAGATGTACAACACCATTGCAAGAGTGACAGATGGTATTTATGAAG GAATTGCAATTGGAGGAGATGTTTACCCTGGTTCAACTCTTTCAGATCACATTCTGCGTTTTAATAACATACCTCAG GTTAAAATGATGGTTGTTCTTGGGGAGCTTGGAGGAAGCGATGAGTATTCACTTGTTGAAGCCTTGAAACAAGGAAAGGTTCAGAAACCTGTTGTTGCTTGGGTTAGCGGGACATGTGCAACTCTATTCAAATCTGAGGTCCAGTTTGGCCATGCT GGTGCGAAGAGTGGTGGTGAGTTGGAATCAGCACAAGGTAAGAATCAGGCGCTAAGGGATGCTGGCGCAGTTGTCCCTACTTCATTTGAAGCCCTCGAAAGCGTGATTAAGGAGACATTTGAGAAGCTG GTTGAGGAAGGAAAAGTTCCTGTCGTCCCTGAGGTCACACCTCCCCCCATTCCTGAGGATCTTAAAACTGCAATTAAAAGTGGGAAGGTCCGAGCTCCCACCCACATTATCTCCACTATCTCCGATGATAGAG GTGAGGAACCTTGCTACGCTGGTGTACCCATGTCTACAATTATTGAACGGGGTTATGGAGTTGGCGATGTTATTTCCCTTTTGTGGTTCAAGCGCAGCCTTCCTCGTTATTGCACTCAGTTTATTGAG ATATGCATCATGCTTTGCGCCGATCATGGTCCTTGTGTATCCGGTGCTCACAATTCTATAGTTACTGCCAGGGCTGGAAAGGACCTTGTTTCCAGCTTGGTATCTG GATTGTTGACAATTGGCCCCCGATTTGGTGGTGCAATTGATGACGCTGCTCGGTACTtcaaagatgcatatgatagg GGTCTTACGCCTTATGAATTTGTTGAGGGCATGAAAAAGAAGGGAATCCGTGTCCCTGGGATTGGTCACAG GATCAAGAGCAGAGATAACAGGGACAAGAGAGTGCAGCTTTTACAGAAATATGCTCACACACATTTCCCTTCAGTCAAGTACATGGAATACGCTGTTCAGGTGGAGACCTACACCCTGTCAAAGGCCAACAATTTGGTTATGAACGTTGATGGTGCCATTGGGTCACTTTTCTTGGATCTTCTTTCTGGGAGTGGAATGTTCAGCAAGCAAGAGATCGACGAGATCGTAGAGATTGGGTATCTTAATGGACTCTTTGTGCTTGCACGCTCAATTGGCCTAATTGG GCACACCTTTGACCAGAAGAGGCTCAAGCAACCTCTGTACCGTCACCCGTGGGAGGATGTCCTATACACCAAGTGA